From a region of the Castanea sativa cultivar Marrone di Chiusa Pesio chromosome 10, ASM4071231v1 genome:
- the LOC142611768 gene encoding azadirone synthase LFS-like: MTEALKLPIIDLTSPDRISTASSIRQACIDYGFFYLLNHGIEEELLGKVFEESKKFFLLPLEEKMKMPRKEHRGYTPLYAEKLDPTSSSKGDPKESFYIGPLEDITTPVNLNQWPSEEILPSWRRMMESFYKKLLSAGKRLLSLIALALNVEEDFFEKVGALDKPNAFLRLLHYPGELGSSDDEIYGSSAHSDYGMVTLLATDGVQGLQVCREKFKQPRIWEDVLPVDGALIVNIGDIMERWTNCLFRSTLHRVRLSGKERYSAAFFLDPNPDCMVECLESCCSESSPPRFPPIRGGDYVQERLRLTYAS, encoded by the exons ATGACGGAGGCTCTCAAACTCCCTATAATAGACCTGACCTCACCGGATCGCATCTCTACCGCCAGTTCAATCCGTCAG GCATGCATAGACTATGGTTTCTTCTACCTTCTGAATCATGGAATTGAGGAGGAGTTGCTTGGGAAAGTATTTGAGGAGAGCAAGAAGTTTTTCTTGCTTCCTTTGGAGGAAAAGATGAAAATGCCTCGCAAGGAACATAGAGGTTACACACCGCTGTATGCTGAAAAACTTGATCCCACTTCAAGCTCCAAAG GTGACccaaaagaaagtttttatattgGCCCTTTAGAAGATATTACAACTCCAGTTAATTTGAATCAATGGCCTTCAGAAG AAATTTTACCTTCTTGGAGACGTATGATGGAAAGCTTCTACAAAAAACTCCT GTCTGCTGGAAAAAGATTACTTTCTCTGATTGCTCTGGCTTTGAATGTAGAAGAGgacttttttgaaaaagtgggggCCTTGGATAAACCAAATGCATTTCTTCGCCTTTTGCATTATCCAG GTGAATTGGGgtcttctgatgatgaaatATATGGTTCCTCTGCTCATTCAGATTATGGAATGGTCACTCTCCTAGCAACCGATGGTGTTCAAGGACTTCAG GTCTGCCGAGAAAAATTCAAGCAACCACGGATTTGGGAGGATGTGCTTCCTGTAGATGG GGCCTTGATTGTAAACATTGGGGACATAATGGAGAGGTGGACTAATTGTTTGTTCCG GTCAACACTGCACAGAGTGAGGCTGTCTGGAAAAGAGCGCTATTCT GCAGCTTTCTTCTTGGATCCCAACCCAGACTGCATGGTGGAATGCCTGGAAAGTTGTTGCAGCGAGTCATCTCCCCCAAG GTTTCCCCCAATTCGCGGCGGGGACTATGTGCAAGAGAGGCTCAGGCTTACATATGCCTCATAG